The sequence below is a genomic window from Oncorhynchus nerka isolate Pitt River linkage group LG7, Oner_Uvic_2.0, whole genome shotgun sequence.
CTAGCTCAGTAAACgtcattataatgattcatccaAAGATAATTGAGGAACATCATTCCCTTTCTATTTAAGCCTGAAAATAATTGAGATGGAATGTTGCCAGTTCCAATTTGAAGAAAAGAGACATATTATGCCACGGCCATGAGTTTATCTGTTTCCTAATCTTGATCACTGATCACGAAATCGGCAAGAactcaaatgtgtgtgtgtgtgtgtgtgtgtgtgtgtgtgtgtgtgtgtgtgtgtgtgtgtatgtgtgtttttctgtAGCTGACAACTATGAAACAGATAACAGATGGCTGCAGCAGAGGACATGGAGCCATCTGACTTCACACTCAGCTGTGTCTAACAGTCACATTTACATGAGCACTTAGTGCAGCACAGTCTATACTCTCCAACTATATGTTACAATCAACCTACCAATGAAACACTCCTGGGCCACAACGGCTCGGGGCAAGAACAAAGAGACTGTATCCAATGTCTTTTCGAGTGGATAATGGATCGATGAGATGAACTATctttttatacattttcatgAGCTCGTGGCATCATCCCATCATTTTAATAATGTCTTTGTCAATTCCTCATTAACACTCATGTACTCTTAATTGTAGTTTTAGGATCATGTGGGAACTGATCAATAGATTTCTACCTTTACTTTATCAAGGTTACATCCATATCAAGCCCACAGGCATGTGAAGATTGACAGCAATTCattagagacaaagagagagagggactgaaaAAAATACTAAACTTATCCTTCATTCATCTGTCCGTAGGTGCAGGAGGAGGATGCTGGGAAGACCTTGGACTATCGGAACCTCGATCCAAATGTTGACAACACCTCACAGCCCCTTACCTACGAAATAGGAAGGAGGGGGAAAGAAGGAAAACTTGGAGCTGCAATGAAAGTCAAACACCTTTCCAAAGATGTATCCACCAAGCCTAAGGCCTTCAGCTATAGCTCTGTGGGCCCATATGGCTGGTCACAGAACCTCTCCCTCCCCTTGGATCAGTCACAGTTTCGCTCCAAATCCAAGCCCCCCATAAAAACACCTATCAAGGTCAAGAAGACCTTTGGGTGGGGCAACTTCTACCTCAACATCAAAACCATCAAGTTCAGCCTGCTGGTGACAGGTAAGATAGTGGACCACATCAACGGCACCTTCAGTGTGTACTTCCGCCACAACTCGTCCCGTCTGGGGAATATCTCAGTGAGCATCGTTCCTCCCTCCAAAGCCGTGGAATGGGAGGATGCGGGACGCCCGAAACTCCACTTCCAGAGTCAGCCGCAGTCCACCCCCAATGAGCACCGGCAGGAGATGAAGGCCCTCAACTGCGTGGTGGAGTACCAGAGGACCAACAGAGCCAAGAAAACAAAGCCATGCCTCTACGATCCCTCCCAGACCTGCTACTCAGAACACACCCAGTCTCACGCCGCTTGGATCTGTGCCAAGCCCTTCAAGGTCATCTGTGTATTCATCTTTTTTCTCAGCGCCGACTACAAACTGGCACAGAAGGTCTGTCCAGACTACAACTTCCAGGCTGATCTCCAGCACTTTGGAAGACGGGGATAGTGGATGAACTAGGCGGGTTATTAAAGCATGTTTTCCTTCATCTCCTATATCATTGGAAAAGGGGGTTTGTTTTGAACAGGTCATGATGTACCTCTTGGGAGAACCAACACAGACattcagatggagagatggagagatttgCTTGGTAGAATGGAAGTCGTCAGTACCGGGATAATATTTTGATAATACACCACTGAAGGGTAGAAGAATGACAGAATATCGAGTAGTGgttgttatagtagtggtagtggttgttaTATTTGGGGTCAAATATTGAATTGGTTGGAGTGATGCTCCATGTGCATGGCAAAGCAGCTGGTATTAGCACAACAATCATTCCTATTTTTTACTACTGTAATTGTGTTTGTGTAAGTTGTCTGCTTTTTTGTCACATAATGCCCATCTGTGATGGCCCTTACATTAAACCTTTTCACTATTCATTTGGGGACATATTGCAAACAAGGCACCGCATCTACACAAAGAAAATGCCAACCTAACCAATTGCTTAATGTCTGTGAGTTGAGTGGACTTCAAAAGGAAACTAATTTGAGCTAATATTGAGGTTTGTTTTAGCTGAATTTCAACAAGCTTGTTGAGTAAATTACAAATGTATGTTTGCTCAAAACCACTGAAAATCACACTCATCGATATCACATTTCCCAGGGTGCTCTATTGCAGGTtgattttcagaattgtttgCTTCAATACCTGTGTTGTTTGTACATTGACTGGTTGATTAATCGTATACTACACAAACATAAATAACATACTTTTTCCCAATCTAATCCAACTTGTTAGTAGTTGGGTTTATTACACCCATGTTAATCTCAGTTAACCCAGAACCAGGGCGTAGCCACCCATtggagagccaggcccacccaatcaAATTGAGCAACAACCAAAGAtatgtatatcaaatcaaatcaaatcaaatttatttatatagcccttcgtacatcagctgatatctcaaagtgctgtacagaaacccagcctaaaaccccaaacagcaagcaatgcaggtgtagaagcacggtggctaggaaaatatataaatatatatacacactgaacaaaaatatgaacacaacatgtaaagtgttggtccattgtttcacgagctgaaataaaatatcacagGAATG
It includes:
- the LOC115132777 gene encoding neurexophilin-4-like — translated: MRILFISFAIFCLWLLPMVQEEDAGKTLDYRNLDPNVDNTSQPLTYEIGRRGKEGKLGAAMKVKHLSKDVSTKPKAFSYSSVGPYGWSQNLSLPLDQSQFRSKSKPPIKTPIKVKKTFGWGNFYLNIKTIKFSLLVTGKIVDHINGTFSVYFRHNSSRLGNISVSIVPPSKAVEWEDAGRPKLHFQSQPQSTPNEHRQEMKALNCVVEYQRTNRAKKTKPCLYDPSQTCYSEHTQSHAAWICAKPFKVICVFIFFLSADYKLAQKVCPDYNFQADLQHFGRRG